The window GCCCCGCTGCACGCGGACCACCCGCTCGCGCACGATGTCGCCGCGAACGGTGTCCTCAGCGCTACTACGGTTGTGCACGTTGTGCATCACATGCCCCGTGGGCATTGAAAAGTTAGCCATAATCCTGGGTACCTCCGCCGGTAATCAACTACCTGGCACTAGATTCCGGACCTCTGACGGCCGTTCGCCCCCGGCGCGGGGGCGGTCTGATTCGAGTGTAGCGACGCGAAATCAAGGTCACCGCAAGGGAAATGCGCCACCGGGCGAATATGCGGCGACGTTCTCAGAAAGTACTTAACAAACTCTTGGTTATTGTTTCGTGATGTTGTGTCAGCAATCGGCGAACAGCACGTGAACAGCAGCGATGACCCTGCGGCAAGCCACTTGCGGGAATGTGAGAAACACCATTTAAGGGAATTCTCTTAGCTTCGGCGGGGCAAAGTGAGGGGTAGATCACACCGCGACACGTCAGCAAATCTTCGCGGTGCCGGCGAGTCGACGGCGGCAAAGCGCAAGGTCGGGGACACACATCGGCATCGACGACGCCGGGGTGTTCGCTGAAACGCGATCAGGCCGGCTTCACGCCGCGGACCGACGCGATGTCCTGCAACGGGATGAGGCCCTCGGGATCACACAGTTTGACCACTCGCGACACGGCCGGACTGGGCACCACACACCAGGTGACGTCCTCGCGCGCGAGGTGGGCGCTGATCGCGTACAGCGCAGATGCGCCGTCGAACGCCAGGAAGCTGACTTCGGTGAGGTCCAGCACCAGCGCCGCCGAGCCCCCGGCCATCTCGCGAACCGTGTGCGCGAAGTGTTTGGCGTTGAGGGCGTCGACTTCTCCCCGGACGGACACGGTGACGCATTTCTGCGCACCGCGGCCTTCCGTCCTGCAGGCGACAGCCAGCGCTGTCGAGGCTATGGCGAAGCTCCGACAGTCGGCCGATCTGCTGTGAATCGACGTGACGGTCATCGCAGGCCAATCTACCTGCGCAACCGCAACTACTGCTCGGCTTTCTGCCGCTCCTCGTTCGCCTTGGCGGCGGCGCGCGCGCTCTCGGCCTCCGCTTCCTTCTGGGCCGCTTCCCGCTGGGCGTCGGCCTTGTCCTGCTGGGCTTCGCCTTCGCGCTGGAGGTCGTCGCGGCCGGTGACCACCCCGATCACCTCCTTGGCCTTGCCTTTCACGCCCTCAACGGCGCCTTTGACGGCTTCTTCGGGACCGGAATTGTCACCCATCGAGCGCTCCTCCTCGGCAGCGTGATCACGTCAGAGCCCTGTGTTCCCCGCCCGTCGCCGGGACAAACTCGGTTGTCTCGGGCTCAGCCTGCGAGATCTGCCAGAGCGACGTCGAGTGACGGGTACAGGTCGACGTAGTCGGTGATCCCGGTGATCTTCAACGGCCTGCTGGTCGCGGGTCCGTCGGCGACTACCGCGAACCGGGTGTCGCCGTCGAGACCTTTTCGGGTCTCCATCAGCACCTGCATGCCGGCCGACCCGAGGAAGTCCACCGAGGTCAGGTCGACGACAAGACCGGACGGCCTGCGCCGCGCAGCTGCGGCGACGGCCTCCTGCAACTGCGGTGCCGTCAGCATGTCGATGGCTCCGACCGCCGCGACGATCACCACGCCGTCGACCTCGCGTTCGGTGAATTGCTGCACGTCTGTGGCCTCATCTCGTCGTGTGCGCCCGATGCGGTCGCACAATTCGTCGAAGGCTGCAGTCTGAACCCGGTGCCGGCTGGCGGCGACCGGTACAGGGTAGCGAAGTCCCCGCACGCGGGGCAGCGCAGCCGCCGCGTGCGCTGCCGACCTCCGCCGACGATCAGCGGCCTGACCCGCTGCGCAAATCCCGGGCGACCCGCCGCGGCACAGCTACCATCCGCACAGACATCTCACAGGAGGCTCCATGCGCGCCCACCACTTCCGGTCGTCGATCGTCGCCGCGGCAGCAATGTCGGTCGCCGTCCCGGCGGCCCACGCCACGGACGCCGACGCCCAGTTCCTCGCGGTGGTCGCCGAACTCGGGCTGCGGTTCGATACTCCGCAGGAGGCGACCGAGGCCGGCGACAACGTCTGCGACATCGTCGCCGAGGGCACCGCCAACGGCTTCGACCCGGCGCGCATCCGCGCCGCGATCGTCGACTCCCTGCTGACCGACGGCGTGAACCAGGATCAGGCGGTGCGGCTCATGGTCGCCGCCGTCGGCGCGTACTGCCCCACGTACAACGGCGTCGTCGCGGGCTGACGCGGGGCGCTGACTGCGCCCCGTTTCTCCACCGTTTCTCCACGTGAACTCCAAGCTTCGCGGGGCGCA is drawn from Mycolicibacterium gilvum and contains these coding sequences:
- the mbp1 gene encoding microaggregate-binding protein 1 translates to MGDNSGPEEAVKGAVEGVKGKAKEVIGVVTGRDDLQREGEAQQDKADAQREAAQKEAEAESARAAAKANEERQKAEQ
- a CDS encoding DUF732 domain-containing protein codes for the protein MRAHHFRSSIVAAAAMSVAVPAAHATDADAQFLAVVAELGLRFDTPQEATEAGDNVCDIVAEGTANGFDPARIRAAIVDSLLTDGVNQDQAVRLMVAAVGAYCPTYNGVVAG
- a CDS encoding STAS domain-containing protein, with the protein product MQQFTEREVDGVVIVAAVGAIDMLTAPQLQEAVAAAARRRPSGLVVDLTSVDFLGSAGMQVLMETRKGLDGDTRFAVVADGPATSRPLKITGITDYVDLYPSLDVALADLAG
- a CDS encoding STAS domain-containing protein, yielding MTVTSIHSRSADCRSFAIASTALAVACRTEGRGAQKCVTVSVRGEVDALNAKHFAHTVREMAGGSAALVLDLTEVSFLAFDGASALYAISAHLAREDVTWCVVPSPAVSRVVKLCDPEGLIPLQDIASVRGVKPA